A single genomic interval of Salinarchaeum sp. IM2453 harbors:
- a CDS encoding RNA methyltransferase, protein MTVSILIPSSLVRETEDKREATRKLGTIARAATIFRVDQVIIFPDREGEKYWGGGFVETVLRYAATPPDLRKEVWGTRDELEYAGVLPPLHALSQTGSGSSDPGSLRQGIVTEVGPDGRVRVNCGLQHPISLPVPSKMSVQEGERVTVRVSSRRPVRAKLADEPVSGFQVYRADLPEALSWSDTGLCIAASRYGQDLTVDTLDELTSEISQRGLTIAFGAPQRGLPDIFGIDIDDVADGDPAQGFDRWVNTIPNQGSRTVRTEEAIFASLASLTLTE, encoded by the coding sequence GTGACAGTCAGTATACTCATTCCATCGTCCCTTGTCCGCGAAACCGAAGACAAGCGCGAGGCAACTCGCAAACTCGGTACAATCGCGCGGGCAGCAACAATATTTCGCGTTGATCAAGTAATCATCTTCCCAGATCGGGAAGGCGAGAAATATTGGGGCGGTGGGTTCGTTGAAACTGTCTTGCGGTATGCCGCGACGCCTCCAGACCTCCGAAAGGAGGTATGGGGTACGCGGGACGAACTGGAGTATGCGGGCGTTTTGCCGCCGCTTCACGCCTTGTCGCAGACCGGCTCTGGATCAAGTGATCCGGGGTCGTTAAGACAGGGAATCGTGACCGAGGTCGGACCTGATGGGCGCGTTCGGGTCAATTGCGGCCTGCAACACCCGATCTCGCTCCCCGTGCCGTCAAAAATGTCGGTACAGGAGGGAGAGCGCGTAACCGTCAGGGTCTCTTCGCGACGACCCGTCCGCGCGAAACTTGCTGACGAGCCCGTTTCGGGCTTTCAAGTTTATCGTGCGGACCTCCCGGAAGCTCTCAGCTGGTCCGATACGGGACTCTGCATTGCAGCGTCTCGGTATGGCCAGGATTTGACCGTTGATACTCTCGACGAGTTAACGTCGGAGATCAGCCAACGAGGTCTCACAATCGCGTTTGGCGCTCCACAGCGGGGACTTCCGGACATCTTCGGGATTGATATCGACGATGTGGCCGATGGCGACCCCGCCCAGGGGTTCGACCGATGGGTAAATACGATCCCAAATCAGGGAAGCAGAACGGTGCGAACAGAAGAAGCAATCTTCGCATCGCTTGCTTCTCTAACACTTACGGAGTGA
- a CDS encoding 50S ribosomal protein L3, which yields MPEPNRPRKGSMGFGPRKRAESQVPRFNSWPESDGQPTLQGFAGYKAGMSHVVMINDRSNSPNEGMEETVPVTIVETPPMHAAALRAYEDTAYGLRPLTEVWSPEVNEELRDAVSIPEDADFDAGVGEIQSAVDAGNVDEVRMITHTKPKVVDGVPQKRPHIMETRVGGGSISDRVDYGLQLVEDGGEHSMNDVFRAGEYMDVSGVTQGKGTQGPVKRWGVQKRKGKHKRQGWRRRIGNLGPWNPSRVRSTVPQQGQTGYHQRTELNKRLLQIGNGDDEVTPDGGFVNYGEVDGSYALVKGSLPGPEKRLVRFRPAIRPSDQPRLDPEVRYVSTASNQG from the coding sequence ATGCCAGAACCAAACAGACCACGAAAAGGCTCGATGGGTTTCGGCCCACGAAAACGCGCGGAGTCACAAGTACCGCGGTTTAATTCGTGGCCGGAATCAGATGGACAGCCGACGCTACAGGGCTTCGCCGGATATAAGGCAGGCATGAGCCACGTGGTAATGATCAACGATCGGTCGAATTCCCCAAATGAGGGAATGGAAGAAACTGTGCCGGTTACCATCGTGGAAACGCCGCCGATGCATGCGGCCGCCCTGCGGGCGTACGAGGATACAGCTTACGGACTCCGACCACTGACAGAAGTGTGGAGTCCCGAAGTAAATGAGGAACTACGGGATGCAGTCAGCATCCCAGAGGACGCCGACTTTGACGCCGGTGTTGGCGAGATTCAATCAGCCGTTGATGCTGGAAATGTTGATGAAGTGCGAATGATTACGCACACGAAGCCGAAGGTAGTTGACGGTGTCCCACAGAAACGTCCACATATCATGGAGACTCGAGTTGGTGGTGGATCTATTTCCGACCGAGTCGACTACGGACTACAGTTGGTTGAAGACGGTGGTGAACACTCGATGAACGATGTGTTCCGTGCTGGTGAGTATATGGACGTTTCTGGTGTAACACAGGGTAAAGGTACCCAAGGTCCCGTCAAGCGATGGGGCGTTCAGAAACGAAAAGGCAAGCACAAACGCCAAGGATGGCGTCGTCGGATCGGTAACCTTGGTCCGTGGAACCCATCCCGTGTTCGGTCGACAGTCCCACAGCAGGGACAGACCGGATACCACCAGCGTACTGAGCTAAACAAGCGACTTCTCCAGATTGGAAACGGCGATGATGAGGTAACTCCTGATGGAGGGTTCGTGAACTACGGAGAAGTCGATGGATCTTATGCGCTGGTTAAAGGATCGCTGCCGGGACCGGAGAAGCGACTTGTTCGCTTCCGTCCGGCTATCCGGCCAAGTGACCAACCCCGCCTCGATCCAGAGGTGCGGTATGTCTCTACAGCATCAAATCAGGGATAA
- the rpl4p gene encoding 50S ribosomal protein L4 — translation MQAKLYDLDGEDAGTVELPEVFETTVRPDLIQRAVLAAQANRKQDYGADEYAGLRTPAESPGSGRGMAHVPRINGEAARVPQAVGGRKAHPPKAEKDRSLSVNDKERKQAVRSAIAATADTEVVRERGHEFDDDVETPIVVGDEFEELHKTREVVEFLEEVGIHADVTRADEGRTVRSGRGKTRGRKQKTPASILFVTSNDAGPSRAARNLAGADVATAAEVNAEDLAPGTHPGRLTVYTESAIEEVNER, via the coding sequence ATGCAGGCAAAATTATATGATCTGGACGGCGAGGACGCGGGGACTGTTGAACTGCCGGAAGTATTTGAAACGACAGTACGGCCGGATTTGATCCAACGCGCTGTCCTTGCTGCCCAGGCAAACCGAAAACAAGACTACGGTGCTGACGAGTATGCAGGCCTTCGAACCCCGGCTGAATCACCGGGAAGTGGACGCGGCATGGCCCACGTTCCACGAATCAACGGCGAAGCTGCCCGTGTTCCACAGGCAGTTGGTGGACGAAAAGCACACCCACCAAAAGCTGAGAAAGATCGCTCACTGTCTGTAAATGACAAAGAGCGAAAACAGGCAGTCCGCTCAGCTATTGCAGCAACAGCGGACACCGAAGTTGTTCGAGAACGTGGCCATGAATTTGATGATGATGTCGAAACACCGATAGTTGTTGGAGATGAGTTTGAAGAACTACACAAGACCCGAGAAGTTGTTGAATTCCTCGAAGAAGTTGGAATTCACGCAGATGTTACTCGGGCTGACGAAGGTCGAACCGTTCGGTCCGGACGCGGTAAGACTCGCGGCCGAAAGCAGAAGACCCCAGCGTCAATCCTCTTCGTAACTTCAAACGATGCGGGACCATCACGAGCAGCACGAAACCTTGCTGGTGCAGATGTTGCGACCGCTGCTGAAGTTAACGCCGAAGATCTGGCGCCGGGAACGCATCCGGGTCGACTGACTGTCTATACTGAAAGTGCCATCGAAGAGGTGAACGAACGATGA
- a CDS encoding 50S ribosomal protein L23, with translation MTDSVIIHPLVTEKAMNDMDFENKLQFAVHENASKPEIADAVSERFDVEVVGVNAHFTMDGYKKAIVELSEEDDAAEVASRIGVF, from the coding sequence ATGACTGATAGCGTCATCATCCATCCACTTGTAACAGAGAAAGCGATGAATGACATGGACTTTGAGAACAAGTTGCAATTTGCTGTTCACGAGAACGCGTCCAAACCTGAAATTGCAGACGCCGTATCTGAGCGGTTTGACGTTGAAGTAGTCGGTGTCAACGCGCATTTCACAATGGACGGCTATAAGAAAGCAATTGTTGAACTCTCCGAAGAAGATGACGCTGCTGAAGTAGCATCCAGAATTGGGGTGTTCTAA